In Roseovarius arcticus, the genomic stretch TTCTGGTATAGTCATTGTAAGATCTCTCCTTTTTGCCTGCTCAGATGGAAGGGGTAGCACGCTATCCGCCGTCGTGACACCCCGCGCCAGGGCGCAGTGGAGTAAGAACGCTTTGAAGTGGATTGTTTTTTCACATTTTTTCATACTTAATAGGTGTTTAAACGGCATTTTCTGAGGCAAAGCGCGCGAGGTGTCGGCCGCCCTCAGCCACTCTCAACTGGAAAGGCCGTGGCAAAGACGGGCCGATCAGAAATCTTGTTGGACAAGACCAGCATTGTCCGCGATGCGGGCAATGGACATAATAGTTTCAGCGTGGCAGAAACCGTCGAACGATGTCGTGAGGGTTCTGTCGCAAGTATTTCTTCGGTCTGAATGGCAGTCATCGGTGGACGCAATTATATTGCGAGGGTTGCAAACTGACTGAATGGAGAGAGGCCTGTTTGGCCGAATTGGCCCTTGCGCATCATATGTGCAGTTTCAATTCCGGCCAGCGTTGCCGCAGCTGAATGGAAGGCCTTGAAGCCGAGCATAGGCCGCGTGATACGTTTAATGAAACGGTGGTCTTGCTCAACGATATTGTTGAGGTAATTCGACTGAAAAATCTTGATGGTTTTGGCTGCATTCGTAAACTTGAGAATGAGGTTTAGGCTCTGCAGCCCGGCTAAATTGGCACCGCTTTTGTCGATGGCAATCCGATCTGGAACGCCGTTGGTACCAACGGCACGCTTGAAGAAGCGTCTAGCCGCTGCGGTATCCCGCCTCTCAGACAGCATGAAATCAAGTGTTTGCCCATCACGATCGACGGTGCGGTAGTGATACACCCATTTCCCACGAACCTTGATATAGGTTTCGTCCATCCGCCAAGAAATCGCTATCAGTTGTTTTCTCGCTTGGGCGTTTGCTGAAATCAGCGGCGAGAATTTTACAACCCAGCGGTTCAATGTCGCATGGTCGACATCGACGCCACGTTCTGCCATGATTTCCTCAAGGTCGCGGTATGACACGCCGTAACGGACATAGAAAAACACGGCGTACAGGATGACGCTCTTGGGGTAGTGGCTTCCCTTGAAATCAATCGTCACGGTTAGTAGCTCGCCTTCAATTTCAAAGACTCGTTGCTAACACAGCTCTGCACAATACCCAAAACTTTGCGACAGAACCCCCATCTGTCTCCAGCGTCGATTGGCCGGAAACTGCCTTACTTGGAAACCTGGCGCTGTTGGGTTCGAACGGATTTCCCCCTACCCAAACTTCAGAAGTAACTTGGTATACGGCACTTTCAGTGTCCCAATTGCCGCCTAATGGGCCCCGGCATCGCTGGAGTGAACAGTGCGTATGTGGCTCCTTTACAGGACCGACACATTGTCCTGAATGTCCCGACATGTTTCGCGAACATGCCTATCAAGAATTTCAACCTTGGAAGATAATTTTGGCCAAGCAATTAAATCTCAACGGCCTGATGCAGATCAACGCAACATTGCAAAAAGACTGTCAAGATTACAACGGCACTCAGAATGAGTGCCTACTTTTTCTGAAAGGAAGCGTTATGAAAATAATGGCCACTAATTTTGGAGATCTTGCACTGGTTTCCACAAGTCCCGCCCTCGCCGAGGGCGACCTTAGCCGCGCCAATGTGATTGATGTTGTTATTGAAATGGGCAGTAACGATGGTGGGATGTACTTAAGCCCCAACAATTACGAGTTCGTGACGGGCCAAGCATACAAGCTGGTTTTAACCAACGTCGATGGGATCAAGCATGAGATTGCACCATGACTGAGAGAGAACAATAGATCGAGAAGGCCAAGGCGAAGCTGGATCAGTGGGACGCCGACATCGACAAGTTTAAGGCGAAAGTCGCCGAGTCCGACGCCGATGCGAAAATCAAATTTAGCAAGCAACTCGACGAGATGCGGGCACAGCGTGATGAAGCTGCGATGAAGCTGAAAGAACTGCGTGACGCGAGTAACGAGGCATGGGACGACATGAAGTCTGGCTTCGACACGGCCTGGATCAGCATTTCGGGCGCTTTCGACAGCGCCATGTCACGGTTCAAATGAGGAGCGTGCCGATGTCCATCTTAATGAACCTGCGGGTTGGCAGTGAAAGCCTGCTCCCCCCGACGCCGTGGAAAAACACCCTGCTGCGACACAGGTTTGTCCGGAAAGTCAGGCTCTTCTTGAGGAGGATATTATGACAGCTCTAACGAGTACTACAGATCAGATTGATTTGCCGAAATACTTCCCCCAGATTTTTAAGAAGTTTCAAAAAATCGAACGAGGAAAGATTATTATCACTCTGCCTGATGACCGTCAGTTTTGCATTAAGAGCAGCCAATCTGGCCCAATCGGACATCTCAACGTACGGCATGATCATTTGTTCACCCGTGTGGTGCGCAATGGTAATCTTGGCTTTGCGGAGGCCTATCTCGATGGCTGGTGGGATACGCCCGATTTGCAGGCATTCATGGATGTTCTTGTGGCCAATTTGGCACTGATCAGCCAGCCTGTTCCTGGCTCTAATCTCGTGCGCTGGTATGAGGTTTTTCGGCACCGGTTATTGCTGAACACTCAGAAACAAGCTCCAAAAAATCTGGCCAAACATTATGAGTTAGGCAATTCGTTTTATGGCGCATGGCTGGATAAAACCATGTCCTACTCGTCTGGAATTTTCGAAACCCCACACGAAGAATTAGAAACGGCTCAACGCCGCAAGATAAAACGCATGTGCGATACTATAAACCTCAAGGAAGATGACAGGTTTATGGATATCGGGTGCGGTTGGGGTGCGCTGGCCATTTATGCGGCCAAAGAACGGGGCGCCAAAGTCACCGCTTTGACCCTGTCAAAAGCACATTTTGAACATACGTCCGCACTTGTTCAAAAAGAGGGACTGTCGGAACGGGTTGAAGTGACCCTGCGGGACTATCGCGACGAAACCGGATCCTATGAGGGTATAGGATCCATTGAAATGATCGAACATGTCGGGGAAAAATACTGGCCGGTATATTTTAAGTCCATCCATGACCGGCTGAGTGACAATGGAATAGCAACCGTGCAGGCAATTACAATCGCCGACGACTTATATCCCACATATCGCACAACCCAGGATTTCATTCGCAAACATGTTTTTCCAGGTGGTATGCTGCCTTATGATAGAGGCATCCGCGACACAGCCAATGCATCAGGATTGAAAATCGTGGACTGCCTGTCTTTCCCAGACAGCTATTCCATCACCCTGCGCCGCTGGAACCAAGCTTTTGGTGACGCATGGAGCGAGATTGAGTCCATGTCTTTTGATCAAAGGTTTAAGCGTTTGTGGAACTATTACCTTACAATGTGTGCCGCTGGCCACGAATATGGGGCGACTTCAGTCACACAATACACCTTGGCTCGAGCCTGATCTCATAGGAGATGCAGTTTTGACGGATTAGCCTGGTTAGGTATCGGGGAGCTGATTTCAGATCAGCGGCGATCCACCAGACTTGAATTGAGACAAAGCCAGCGATGCAGATCTTAGCGATTACCAATGGGCTCGAAAGGGTGCGTAGCGGTCGTACGCACCTCCAAGTTCAGTCGGATCGTCGCAGGCGTGCATCGCACATTCAAGTTCGACAGTTGGATCCCTGCTCCATTCCTCCGATCGATTGCCAGACATTTTGTCCGGTCTCGATATCGTCGCGGGTGAACAGAACTTCGCCCGTCGTGGAAACCACGGCCGTCGGAATAGGAGGGGCCATCTGGTAAATCTGACGCCCCATGAACAGCAAAACACCAAAACTGAGGATCATCCCGACCGTCTGGATGATCCAAAGCCGTTTGATGCTAAAAAAAGAATGATATGGGTTCATTGTCCAACCTGTATAAGTGTCCGTCATTTACCCATGCGCAGCTGCTCGACGCTTCGCCGCAGTCTCGATCCAGATCATCTTTCTTGCGGATTTGTTCGGACATCGTACAATTATCTCGGTCGGGAGAATTGAGAGGTACAACTGACTGCGGAACAGACCCTCTGTCGTTTTTAACATCGAAGAAACGGACGCTCGCTAACTTGGATCAACCTTAGGATACAAACGGCATTGCATGTCGCGCTATTAAGATTGATTTCGGAGCACATTCTAAACTCGGTCGCACAAATCCAGCATGATCCCCTAATCACGGGGCACCCGCTTCACCCTTTCCACGGGTCCTCGCAGAGCCAATGCGAACAGTGGTCGGCGTCTGCACCGCCCCGTGTCCAATCGCCTCCCGAGATCCCGTGCCGATTTTTGCCTGAACACCACGCACACAGATAAGGGCATAGCATCATGATCGATATCAGTTAGGAACGCAGCTGACCTGTTAACATATTGATCAAATGAACAGGAGATTTCGATGGTTGCGCTTCCCTTTAACACTACTCGTATTGAGGAACTGGTTTTGCGGCTTAACGCTGTGATGGCGAAGGAAGGGGCGGTCATTTCCGACCTTGGCGGCAATGCTACGGACGACGAATTGGCAGTTACCATGCAGGAAACCAAGGGCGATCTAATCCGCGATGAAATCACGCAAGAGATCGAGAGCATGAATGACGAACAAAAGGACGGGTTGGTCGCCCTGTTCTGGATCGGCCGAGGGGACGTCGAACCTGCGGAATGGGAGCAGACAAAAGCCCTCGCGCGACAGCAGCATAAGGGGCTGGTAAGCCGCTATCTGCTGGGACAGCCGGAAATCGGAGAGTTTCTGACGGAAGGTCTGGAGAAGATGCTGGAGTTTGGCGTGGACTGAAGTGGAACTTAAGCGCGGTGATCAAATGTCTGTCGAGCGATCCCGCCCCGCAAGGGTGCATGAGTCCGGCAGGTTTGACCGGTGAACGGGACATCGGTGACACTTCAATCGAAGTGCTGATCTCGCTGGCGCCGGTAGTCGGAACCTAAGCGAAAGCCGCCAGACTTAGGCTAAGTGGCCCGCCTTGCTGCCGTCAGCGGAGAAATCCGAAATCCTTACCGCAATACATGCTGTCGTCATCTTTACCCTGATCGTTCAGAGGTTGAGCCTGCGTGCGTTGATCAAACGGATGGTCTTCTAATAAGATCAGCGATAGCCGACGTTCATCACATAGTTGAACAGCAGGTCCTCTTCCTGCTGGACCTCCTGCCATAGATTTTGAAGAATGTCGCGGGCGTTCAGCACCCCCAGCGGCTTGCGATCGGCATCAACGACCGGGATGTTTTTAAGCCCATGCTTTTTCATCGTCTCCCAGGCATCTTTTAGCAAACCCTCTGGTGTCAACGTAATGAGGTCCCGGGTCATCGCCTCATTCACCGGCACCATGCAACTGCTGCCGGTGCAGTTCCCTATTTGACGCACCGCATCGGTTTTGGTCAGGGCGCCGACCAAGCGGCCCTTTGCGTCGCGAACCAACAGCATGTCGTGGGCACGCTCCAGAAGCCGCGCGGCCTGTAGCAGAGCTGAATCCGCTTCGATGCAACACATCCGCTTTCGGGCCGTTGGTAGGAATTTTTCGATGAACATGTGGCGCTCCGTTCTACCTAGTCAACCCGGCAGTGGCTTTCGATTCTCTTGGCATCATTACTGAAATCAACCTCAGGGCGACGATGAAGTCGAAGCCGGATGTCGTGCTGTTCTTCAAAGCCTCGGCGCCAACTGATAGTAGGCCCGCAGCTTGTCCAGCCAGGCGCGATTGAGCATGTCGAAGTACTCGAGCGGCGGCGCTTCACTCAGAAGCTTCTCAGTCACGTCCATCACCACATGACTACCGCCCTTGGCCAGATGAAGCAGACGATCATATGGCACGACCATCTGCTGCGCAGCAATCACCCCTCCAGTGTCGATCACCAGATGCTGCAAGGACCCGGTCTTAGGTTCGAATAAGATATCAATCAGGGTACCGACTTCGCTGTCATGACCGAAGACCGGCAAGCCCAACCAGTCACTAAGGCGAGCAAATCCATCCACTCTCAAATTTCCGAGGGCCTCCGGATCATCATGTGCCTCATGTCGATCAAGATCGGCGAAACCAGCGAAGCCCCTGCCTAATCGACCAACCAAAATCTGTGGCATCGTCACTTTTTCGTTTTGTCTCAATATCTTAGGATCGGACCATTCCGGCGCGGCCATGATTGTTTCGGGACTTATTTCAACTGGCCATTCACGGTTGCTTTTGTCGGGATCGCTCATCAAATGCGTTGAAACAACCACCTCGATATCGTCGAACCATCCGCCTACGTCGAGAGCAACAAATCGCAAAATGCCCTGCCGGGGATCAAAGAAAATTTCCTTAAGTGGAAAACGCACGTCCTTGGCGGCAGCATGGTAACGCAGCATGTCGGTTAATGCGAATAGCACCGCAGACCCCGAGGCATCTGCAGCATTGTTTGCGGTTTTCGATACGAATTCAGCCATTTTTCTATTTCCTTCCTGCAGCAAACAAAGCGCACGTCCAAACCACTCACTGAAAAGATGGGACGTTTGGGTAATCTAGGTGAGGTCTTGGCCTCATATTACTCGTTTGTATTCCGCGCGGCATTGAAACGGATGTATTGCTCAAGACGCCTGCGGAGCTTCCATCTGGGAAAGCATGTAGGTCGGCGCGCCCATTTTCTCCAGCAAACTCATCTGGCGGGTCAGCCAATCAACGTGACCTTCTTCTTCGATCGCTATGTCCTCAAACAATCGATTTGTGCCTATGTCATTGTCTTTAGCCGCGTCCTGCGCTGCCTGCGTATAAAACTGCACTGAACCGCGCTCATCAACGAGGTCAGATTGAAACATCGCGTCGAGATCCTGTGCCTGAACCGGAGCTTTAGCGGCTTGCATCTTTGGCATTCCTTCAAGAAAAAGGATGCGATCAATAAATCGACCGGCATGGCCCAGTTCCTCGCCCATTTCGTCGCGCATCCGTCCGGCCAACAGATCAAGCCCCCAGTCGTCCAGAACATGGGTGTGCAGCAGATATTGCTGTATCGCTGTCAGTTCCATCGACAGCGCGGTTTGTAGGTTCTCGATGCTCTTGCTTGTATTGCTCGTAGTCATGGAATTCAGTCCTTTTTAGATTGATTGGTTTGGGCGGCTGGTGCCCGATCAGCCAAAACGACCCATCGCCTTGCCAACCGCAACCCCAAGATCTTGCCAAGTAGATTTCAGCCCATCCATCACATCGGGTGAGGTGTCCTTTTGCGCTTTGCGGGCCTCGTCATATTGTTTCTCGGATTTTGCAAATTTTTCCTTCAGTTCTTCAACATCGCGCAAATAGGCGGGTTTTGCTTC encodes the following:
- a CDS encoding bacterioferritin translates to MELTAIQQYLLHTHVLDDWGLDLLAGRMRDEMGEELGHAGRFIDRILFLEGMPKMQAAKAPVQAQDLDAMFQSDLVDERGSVQFYTQAAQDAAKDNDIGTNRLFEDIAIEEEGHVDWLTRQMSLLEKMGAPTYMLSQMEAPQAS
- a CDS encoding SAM-dependent methyltransferase — protein: MTALTSTTDQIDLPKYFPQIFKKFQKIERGKIIITLPDDRQFCIKSSQSGPIGHLNVRHDHLFTRVVRNGNLGFAEAYLDGWWDTPDLQAFMDVLVANLALISQPVPGSNLVRWYEVFRHRLLLNTQKQAPKNLAKHYELGNSFYGAWLDKTMSYSSGIFETPHEELETAQRRKIKRMCDTINLKEDDRFMDIGCGWGALAIYAAKERGAKVTALTLSKAHFEHTSALVQKEGLSERVEVTLRDYRDETGSYEGIGSIEMIEHVGEKYWPVYFKSIHDRLSDNGIATVQAITIADDLYPTYRTTQDFIRKHVFPGGMLPYDRGIRDTANASGLKIVDCLSFPDSYSITLRRWNQAFGDAWSEIESMSFDQRFKRLWNYYLTMCAAGHEYGATSVTQYTLARA
- a CDS encoding CBS domain-containing protein → MFIEKFLPTARKRMCCIEADSALLQAARLLERAHDMLLVRDAKGRLVGALTKTDAVRQIGNCTGSSCMVPVNEAMTRDLITLTPEGLLKDAWETMKKHGLKNIPVVDADRKPLGVLNARDILQNLWQEVQQEEDLLFNYVMNVGYR
- a CDS encoding IS6 family transposase, whose product is MTIDFKGSHYPKSVILYAVFFYVRYGVSYRDLEEIMAERGVDVDHATLNRWVVKFSPLISANAQARKQLIAISWRMDETYIKVRGKWVYHYRTVDRDGQTLDFMLSERRDTAAARRFFKRAVGTNGVPDRIAIDKSGANLAGLQSLNLILKFTNAAKTIKIFQSNYLNNIVEQDHRFIKRITRPMLGFKAFHSAAATLAGIETAHMMRKGQFGQTGLSPFSQFATLAI
- a CDS encoding PRC-barrel domain-containing protein, which gives rise to MAEFVSKTANNAADASGSAVLFALTDMLRYHAAAKDVRFPLKEIFFDPRQGILRFVALDVGGWFDDIEVVVSTHLMSDPDKSNREWPVEISPETIMAAPEWSDPKILRQNEKVTMPQILVGRLGRGFAGFADLDRHEAHDDPEALGNLRVDGFARLSDWLGLPVFGHDSEVGTLIDILFEPKTGSLQHLVIDTGGVIAAQQMVVPYDRLLHLAKGGSHVVMDVTEKLLSEAPPLEYFDMLNRAWLDKLRAYYQLAPRL
- a CDS encoding DUF3775 domain-containing protein — translated: MVALPFNTTRIEELVLRLNAVMAKEGAVISDLGGNATDDELAVTMQETKGDLIRDEITQEIESMNDEQKDGLVALFWIGRGDVEPAEWEQTKALARQQHKGLVSRYLLGQPEIGEFLTEGLEKMLEFGVD